Proteins encoded in a region of the Candidatus Obscuribacter sp. genome:
- the dapA gene encoding 4-hydroxy-tetrahydrodipicolinate synthase translates to MITSDAPDFGRVLTAMVTPFGDDGKIDYGSLQKLIEHLIATGTTAIVVNGTTGESPTLDDSEKEDLLKAVVAQVSGRVRIIMGTGSNITAKSIKATAIAQSLGAEAALVVCPYYNKPSQAGLLAHFGAIAESTTLPIFMYNIPGRTGINMTVDTTVQLSHKYKNIYALKDSTGNVEQASDIASAARPDFRIYSGDDNMTVPFLSVGACGVISVASHVVGKQIADMIDASLRGDVDNARQAHYHLMPVFKGLFAAPNPTCVKYALSRLGLCKEHLRLPLVPLDENQKQAVDKLISIFDKVQACAK, encoded by the coding sequence ATGATTACAAGCGATGCTCCTGATTTTGGCAGAGTGCTAACCGCCATGGTCACGCCATTTGGTGATGATGGCAAAATCGACTACGGCAGCCTACAAAAACTAATCGAGCATTTAATTGCTACTGGCACAACAGCCATTGTCGTTAATGGCACCACCGGTGAGAGCCCCACACTGGATGACAGCGAAAAAGAAGATCTGCTCAAAGCTGTTGTCGCTCAGGTCAGCGGTCGCGTCCGCATCATCATGGGTACTGGCTCCAATATCACTGCTAAGTCGATTAAGGCTACTGCAATTGCCCAGAGTCTAGGTGCTGAGGCCGCTCTCGTGGTCTGCCCCTACTACAATAAACCCAGTCAAGCTGGACTTTTGGCGCACTTTGGCGCAATCGCCGAGTCCACTACTTTGCCCATCTTTATGTATAACATTCCCGGTCGCACCGGCATAAACATGACAGTTGATACCACAGTACAGCTGTCCCATAAATACAAAAATATCTATGCCCTCAAAGACTCCACCGGCAATGTCGAGCAGGCATCAGATATCGCCTCAGCTGCCAGACCAGACTTCCGCATCTATAGCGGTGACGACAATATGACTGTGCCTTTTCTTTCAGTAGGAGCCTGTGGTGTTATCTCAGTGGCATCACATGTAGTGGGCAAGCAAATTGCCGACATGATTGATGCCAGCCTTAGAGGTGATGTTGATAATGCTCGTCAGGCTCACTATCATTTGATGCCGGTCTTTAAAGGGCTATTTGCAGCTCCCAATCCCACCTGTGTCAAATATGCTCTCAGTCGTCTCGGTCTGTGCAAAGAGCATTTACGTTTGCCTCTGGTGCCGTTGGATGAGAACCAAAAGCAAGCAGTCGATAAGCTCATTAGTATTTTTGATAAGGTGCAAGCGTGCGCGAAGTAG
- a CDS encoding DUF202 domain-containing protein, which translates to MTEESGQNQVQSQGQVANDLALARTVLALDRTLLSWFRTSLSLIGFGFALIKFMALMLSDNKISLISTPFLSPRAMGFTMMLLGLGCLIGGIVDHRLSVQKMRKLNLTITYWSTSTLMASLLAAFALILILSLGLEIAVVHN; encoded by the coding sequence ATGACTGAAGAGTCCGGGCAAAATCAGGTACAGAGCCAGGGGCAAGTCGCCAACGATCTGGCGCTAGCTCGCACCGTGCTGGCACTCGACCGCACTCTTTTATCTTGGTTTCGCACATCTTTAAGTCTCATTGGATTTGGCTTTGCCCTGATCAAATTTATGGCACTGATGCTATCCGACAACAAAATTTCACTTATTAGCACACCATTTCTCTCACCCAGAGCGATGGGCTTTACCATGATGCTTTTGGGACTGGGCTGTTTAATTGGTGGCATTGTCGATCATAGACTCTCTGTCCAAAAGATGCGCAAGCTCAATTTGACAATCACCTACTGGTCCACATCTACTTTGATGGCGAGCCTGCTTGCCGCTTTTGCGTTGATACTTATCTTAAGCCTGGGTCTAGAGATAGCAGTGGTGCACAACTAA
- a CDS encoding EF-hand domain-containing protein, whose product MTTPDLKPALLADRTIVHVGQEPTAEGAYQKLLSETQQVTTGMTDTARSIYSRTLPQISPDQMRDLSIGYASANFKTLDANDNGQIDKEELKVRQALVEKKLPHKQLTAGLPAAMEAKLIESLVSRHSYLRTMAKTGSWWNLNQIDPKGLTKEDISAALKDVTAVRQRYPLTPLRADIKPDSDLSSLPAGVPELFNDAGVQVKTVNEPVRSALSEAAKDNPVISIAAAVYIPHTKEIFVQNDAFGKKAVLHETGHAIDDALVPGSKFFSESELYNQSVDLDIKNLSKTKVDWQKELPTVHLFIMSGLHTGSFNESARKELFAELYQSGDVAMADKLRQYFPHTGGLVDKTLKEQGLSRQAR is encoded by the coding sequence TTGACCACTCCTGATTTAAAACCAGCCCTTTTAGCTGACCGTACTATTGTCCACGTCGGGCAGGAGCCAACAGCTGAGGGTGCCTACCAAAAACTCTTGTCAGAGACCCAACAAGTTACTACCGGTATGACCGATACAGCACGGTCCATTTACTCCAGGACATTACCTCAAATAAGCCCAGACCAGATGCGCGATCTCTCTATCGGCTATGCCTCGGCTAATTTTAAAACTCTGGATGCAAATGACAATGGGCAAATAGACAAAGAGGAGCTAAAAGTAAGACAGGCTCTTGTCGAAAAAAAGTTACCACATAAACAGCTCACCGCCGGACTGCCTGCCGCTATGGAGGCTAAACTAATCGAGAGTCTGGTAAGTCGCCATAGTTATTTACGTACCATGGCAAAAACAGGATCGTGGTGGAATCTCAATCAAATCGATCCTAAAGGTCTGACTAAAGAAGACATTAGTGCCGCACTCAAAGATGTTACTGCTGTAAGGCAGCGCTATCCTCTGACACCTTTGCGCGCCGATATCAAGCCTGATAGCGACTTGAGCAGTTTGCCTGCTGGTGTGCCTGAGCTATTTAATGATGCCGGGGTGCAAGTAAAGACAGTAAACGAGCCAGTCCGGTCAGCTCTCAGTGAGGCCGCCAAAGACAATCCTGTGATTTCGATTGCTGCTGCTGTTTATATTCCTCATACAAAAGAAATCTTTGTGCAAAATGATGCCTTTGGTAAAAAGGCTGTGTTGCACGAGACTGGACACGCCATAGACGATGCACTTGTACCAGGTTCTAAGTTCTTTTCGGAAAGTGAGCTCTACAACCAATCTGTTGATCTTGATATAAAAAACTTGAGCAAAACAAAAGTAGATTGGCAAAAAGAATTGCCCACTGTGCATCTATTTATCATGTCTGGACTGCACACAGGCAGCTTTAATGAAAGCGCCCGCAAAGAACTGTTTGCCGAGCTCTATCAAAGTGGAGATGTGGCTATGGCTGATAAGCTGCGCCAATATTTTCCACATACTGGTGGCTTAGTCGATAAGACTCTAAAGGAGCAGGGCTTGAGCCGTCAGGCTCGTTAG
- a CDS encoding ribonuclease J, giving the protein MREVDNNQKQNSSADEVVASGPVVKMLLPLAGDVLPNTKTLKVIPLGGLDEIGKNTMVIAYGDDMFLVDAGMAFPTEDMLGVDVVLPELEFLKVNQSKIRGIAITHGHEDHIGGIPFMLQEITVPVIYGPSLALGLLSGKLAENGLEGRTELRQVSPRQKVRMGVFEVEFIRCTHSIADSYSLIIRTPVGTVVHTGDFKFDFTPVDGEQFDIAHLTKAADEGILLLLSDSTNAERPGYTPSERTVWNKLNEVFTQAKARIIVTTFASNVNRVKQVLQLAIDHHRKVAVLGRSMLTFARIARELGYMSFPDDLIVPIDSIRQMPLDEIVILTTGSQGEPMSALTRIANDDHRMVKIIAGDTVVVSATPIPGNERSVANTINALFTRGAKVVYGRDAGVHVSGHACREEQKLMINLCKPKLFMPVHGEYRMLVKHAEIAQDCGVEADNTFVLQNGDVLEVSKDKGEKTCRVSAGVVLIDFNRDWKIDEEIVVDRRKLADDGLIAVVVTISDKGEIVAGPDVALRGIILPRGVPAEEFVLTLREQTQRILSKSPVDLRNTADGAKQVIFDGLTEFLETVLHINPLLQVVTMRSNAPQKLNQDSILFKQNKK; this is encoded by the coding sequence GTGCGCGAAGTAGATAATAATCAAAAGCAAAACTCCAGTGCAGACGAGGTTGTGGCAAGCGGACCTGTGGTCAAAATGCTTTTGCCTCTGGCTGGAGATGTCCTGCCCAACACCAAAACACTCAAGGTGATACCGCTTGGTGGGCTTGACGAAATCGGCAAAAATACCATGGTTATTGCATACGGCGATGACATGTTTTTAGTCGATGCTGGTATGGCCTTTCCCACCGAGGATATGCTCGGCGTTGATGTGGTCTTGCCTGAGCTGGAGTTTTTAAAGGTCAACCAATCAAAAATCAGAGGAATAGCCATCACCCATGGTCATGAAGACCATATTGGTGGCATCCCATTTATGCTGCAAGAAATCACAGTGCCTGTGATTTATGGACCCTCTCTGGCGCTTGGTTTGCTCTCCGGTAAACTGGCCGAAAATGGATTAGAAGGTCGTACAGAACTCAGACAGGTAAGTCCCAGACAAAAAGTCAGAATGGGTGTATTTGAAGTTGAGTTCATTCGCTGCACCCACTCCATAGCAGATTCGTATAGTCTTATCATCCGTACACCGGTGGGTACGGTCGTGCACACTGGTGACTTCAAATTTGACTTCACACCGGTGGATGGCGAGCAGTTTGATATTGCTCATCTGACTAAGGCTGCCGACGAGGGCATATTGCTCTTACTATCTGATAGTACCAATGCTGAGAGACCTGGCTATACGCCTTCTGAGCGTACAGTCTGGAACAAGCTCAACGAAGTCTTTACTCAAGCTAAAGCACGCATTATCGTCACTACTTTTGCTAGCAACGTAAATAGAGTCAAGCAAGTATTGCAGCTTGCTATAGATCATCACCGCAAGGTAGCAGTGCTTGGCCGCTCCATGCTTACTTTTGCCCGAATTGCTCGCGAGCTTGGCTATATGTCCTTTCCCGACGATCTTATCGTGCCTATCGATAGTATCAGACAGATGCCTCTCGATGAGATAGTTATCCTTACGACTGGCAGTCAGGGCGAGCCCATGTCAGCTCTGACACGTATTGCCAATGATGATCACCGCATGGTCAAAATTATTGCAGGCGATACTGTAGTGGTGTCGGCTACACCTATCCCGGGCAACGAGCGCTCAGTGGCAAACACCATCAATGCTCTGTTTACGCGCGGTGCTAAGGTCGTCTACGGACGCGACGCCGGTGTGCACGTGTCAGGTCATGCCTGCCGCGAAGAACAAAAGCTTATGATCAATTTGTGCAAACCAAAGTTGTTTATGCCTGTCCATGGCGAATATCGCATGCTGGTTAAACATGCTGAAATCGCTCAGGATTGTGGAGTGGAGGCAGATAATACTTTTGTCTTGCAAAATGGCGATGTGCTGGAAGTCTCTAAAGATAAAGGCGAAAAGACTTGCCGAGTGAGTGCTGGAGTGGTGCTCATAGACTTTAACCGCGACTGGAAAATTGATGAAGAAATAGTTGTAGATAGACGCAAGCTGGCTGACGATGGTCTCATAGCAGTTGTGGTTACTATTTCGGACAAAGGTGAAATTGTAGCCGGGCCAGATGTTGCTTTGCGCGGCATAATTTTGCCCCGGGGCGTGCCGGCAGAAGAATTTGTTTTGACCTTGCGTGAGCAAACTCAAAGAATATTGAGCAAGTCTCCAGTCGATTTGCGCAACACTGCTGACGGTGCCAAGCAAGTGATCTTTGATGGTCTGACTGAGTTTTTGGAGACAGTTTTGCATATCAATCCACTTTTGCAAGTGGTGACAATGCGCTCTAATGCTCCACAAAAACTCAATCAAGACTCAATATTGTTCAAACAAAACAAAAAATGA
- a CDS encoding 4-hydroxy-tetrahydrodipicolinate reductase, with protein sequence MSKQKVKVAIAGINGRMGKAAYGVFAQDEQLALTGVFGRSGAAYVGSDVAKLTGHSSSYQLKVASGLKQLLDDAALKPDVLFDVTLAESAMEHARIALSQGVRTVIGSSGLTTEMLDELASLASQYKVGAFVVPNFSLGAVLMVEFARQAAKYFDNSEIVELHHTKKLDAPSGTASYTLQKMAQDGKQFNQSMVQERELMPGARGALHQSGLRVHSLRLPGLISHQEVFFGGEGELLTIKHDSFNTSCFNKGMQLAVKSAVDLKELKIGLESVL encoded by the coding sequence ATGAGCAAGCAAAAAGTAAAAGTAGCAATTGCCGGTATAAATGGTCGCATGGGTAAAGCCGCCTATGGTGTGTTTGCTCAAGACGAACAATTAGCATTGACTGGTGTTTTTGGTAGGAGCGGCGCTGCTTATGTCGGCAGTGACGTGGCCAAACTGACAGGTCACAGCAGTAGCTATCAATTAAAGGTCGCAAGCGGTCTCAAACAGTTGCTCGATGATGCTGCCCTCAAGCCTGATGTACTCTTTGATGTGACCCTGGCTGAGTCCGCTATGGAGCATGCCCGTATCGCTCTATCTCAAGGTGTTCGCACAGTCATTGGTAGCTCAGGTCTTACCACCGAGATGCTTGATGAGCTGGCCAGCCTGGCCAGTCAATATAAAGTTGGTGCTTTTGTGGTGCCAAACTTTTCACTTGGGGCAGTCTTGATGGTGGAGTTTGCCAGACAAGCTGCAAAATATTTTGATAATAGCGAAATAGTTGAGCTGCACCACACCAAAAAGCTCGATGCGCCCTCGGGCACAGCATCATACACGCTGCAAAAAATGGCTCAGGATGGCAAGCAGTTTAATCAGTCCATGGTTCAGGAGCGCGAGCTGATGCCTGGAGCTCGTGGTGCACTACATCAGTCAGGATTGCGTGTGCACAGTTTGCGCTTGCCTGGTCTCATTTCTCATCAAGAAGTCTTTTTTGGTGGAGAGGGAGAGCTTTTGACAATTAAACACGACAGCTTTAACACCAGTTGTTTTAATAAAGGCATGCAGTTAGCGGTTAAGTCCGCAGTAGATCTCAAAGAACTCAAGATCGGTCTTGAGTCAGTATTGTAA
- a CDS encoding insulinase family protein — MIRITTLPNGARIVTEVVESVYSAAIDLWIEVGSAYENTSNSGVSHFIEHMLFKGTTTRSAERLMEEIEDVGGMLSASTSREITKLYGHMLGDCLPVAVDIMLDMVQNPLFAQADLALERKVILDEIDMYDDDPGDVAQELVYQHLWQGSPQAMPITGDSLAVKAMSRETLLSYYKQFYRPERMIVSVAGNFDEEATIKSLSQKLMDFDASSAAPRAGAMLRPPVPKTSKFRILEDWETEMAQLIIAMPGLKNSDKLQTALQVLDLCLTTSASSRLFKEVREKRGLAYNIGSLQHSYRDCGLYGVAAAVNPANAAQVYELIFIEFERLKKEGLTEREILRAKNQLRTDLLMDKESMTGRSTENASDLLFFDRLIPLEERQAEIDAVTNEQIIELAKLLFTEPPSVVLVGPQGELQHLIADNDIKNSLTKDHKTGRRKAGVPSGKTLGH, encoded by the coding sequence ATGATCCGGATAACCACTCTCCCCAACGGGGCAAGAATTGTCACCGAGGTCGTTGAGTCAGTCTACTCGGCTGCCATCGATCTTTGGATAGAAGTAGGCTCAGCCTACGAAAACACCAGTAACAGTGGTGTCTCGCATTTTATCGAACACATGCTTTTTAAAGGCACAACGACACGCTCAGCTGAGCGCCTCATGGAAGAAATCGAAGATGTGGGCGGCATGCTCAGCGCCAGCACATCGCGCGAAATCACCAAGCTATATGGTCACATGCTCGGTGACTGCCTACCAGTAGCAGTCGACATCATGCTCGATATGGTGCAAAATCCACTATTTGCCCAAGCGGATCTAGCGCTTGAGCGCAAAGTTATATTGGACGAAATCGACATGTACGACGACGATCCCGGTGACGTTGCCCAGGAGCTGGTCTATCAGCATCTCTGGCAGGGTTCACCGCAGGCTATGCCTATTACAGGTGACAGCCTGGCGGTCAAAGCAATGTCCAGGGAGACCTTGCTCAGCTACTACAAACAGTTTTACCGCCCTGAGCGCATGATTGTTTCGGTGGCAGGCAATTTTGACGAAGAAGCGACAATTAAGTCTTTGTCCCAAAAACTAATGGACTTTGACGCCAGTAGTGCCGCCCCAAGGGCCGGCGCCATGCTCCGCCCGCCTGTGCCAAAGACCAGTAAATTTCGTATCCTCGAAGACTGGGAAACCGAAATGGCGCAGCTAATTATCGCTATGCCTGGTCTTAAAAACTCTGATAAGTTGCAGACAGCTCTGCAAGTGCTTGATCTCTGTCTTACAACATCGGCATCTTCCAGACTTTTTAAAGAAGTGCGCGAAAAGCGTGGTCTTGCCTACAATATAGGTTCGCTACAACATTCTTACCGTGATTGTGGCCTCTATGGAGTCGCTGCCGCTGTCAATCCAGCCAATGCTGCCCAGGTCTACGAGCTTATATTTATTGAGTTTGAAAGACTAAAAAAAGAAGGTCTGACAGAGCGTGAGATCCTCCGCGCCAAAAATCAATTGCGGACAGATTTGTTGATGGATAAAGAGTCTATGACTGGTCGCAGCACCGAAAACGCATCGGATCTATTGTTTTTTGATCGTTTGATACCGCTGGAAGAAAGACAGGCAGAAATTGACGCTGTCACAAACGAGCAGATAATTGAACTAGCAAAGCTACTCTTTACAGAGCCACCGTCTGTAGTGCTGGTCGGACCCCAGGGTGAATTGCAACATTTAATTGCTGATAACGATATCAAAAATAGTCTGACCAAAGATCATAAGACCGGTCGGCGCAAAGCTGGCGTGCCATCTGGCAAGACTCTGGGACATTGA
- the dut gene encoding dUTP diphosphatase: MIVKLKVKKLPHCHALPTYATGGSAGMDLTAAIKEPVTLKAGARMRVPCGICLDIPSGFEGQVRPRSGLADKAGISLTNCVGTIDSDYRGEVQVLAINHGDKDYTFEPGERVAQLVIMPVPKVEIEVVEELSDSHERGEGGFGSTGRQTLRA, from the coding sequence ATGATAGTCAAACTCAAAGTTAAAAAGTTGCCTCACTGTCATGCTCTGCCCACATATGCCACTGGTGGATCGGCTGGAATGGATCTGACTGCAGCCATCAAAGAGCCTGTCACCCTCAAAGCTGGCGCTCGCATGCGTGTGCCTTGTGGTATTTGTCTGGACATCCCCTCTGGCTTTGAAGGTCAGGTCAGACCGAGATCCGGGTTGGCTGATAAAGCTGGTATCAGTCTGACCAATTGTGTTGGCACCATTGACAGTGACTATCGCGGCGAAGTCCAAGTACTGGCTATCAATCACGGCGACAAAGATTACACTTTTGAGCCTGGTGAGCGTGTCGCCCAACTGGTGATCATGCCCGTGCCAAAAGTCGAAATCGAAGTCGTTGAAGAGCTATCGGATAGCCATGAACGTGGCGAAGGTGGCTTTGGATCAACAGGTAGACAGACTCTCAGAGCATGA
- the mnmH gene encoding tRNA 2-selenouridine(34) synthase MnmH — MTWREITVDELTKLKRVTLIDVRSPCEYYAESIPGAINVPLLSDQERVIIGTIYATEGESVARIKALKMVSPKIPDLLDQIIAQRSKGALVVHCWRGGLRSEAVASCLSIVGIDSFRLKGGYKAWRQMVVRELTEDNYPFNLIKLHGLTGAGKTEVLYELKSLGLPTIDLEGLARHRGSAFGGTMDSQPSQKDFEAALWQNLRDFSSGDVFIEAESRKIGAISLPNFLFERLKKCPTILVTGSTSKRVSRIVQSYGTDKVAVARALTSLEHLNEQIGTQRIAQIKTLAAEGQFEEIVERLLLDHYDPLYQKGINQCAPFVMTVNGDDARAAAQAICATRCRPSLE; from the coding sequence ATGACCTGGCGAGAAATAACAGTTGATGAGCTGACCAAGCTCAAGCGAGTGACACTTATAGATGTGCGCTCTCCCTGTGAATATTATGCCGAGAGTATACCTGGTGCTATCAATGTGCCTTTGCTCAGTGACCAGGAGCGTGTCATAATTGGCACCATTTATGCCACTGAAGGCGAGAGCGTAGCAAGAATCAAAGCGCTCAAAATGGTTTCGCCAAAGATTCCTGACTTGCTCGATCAAATTATCGCTCAGCGCTCCAAAGGTGCCCTTGTGGTGCACTGCTGGCGTGGTGGTTTGCGCTCGGAGGCGGTAGCTAGCTGTCTCAGTATTGTCGGTATCGATAGTTTTAGGCTTAAAGGCGGTTACAAAGCCTGGCGCCAGATGGTGGTGCGCGAGCTGACCGAGGATAACTATCCTTTTAATCTGATCAAACTCCATGGTCTAACTGGCGCTGGTAAGACCGAGGTATTGTATGAGCTAAAAAGCCTTGGGTTACCGACTATAGATTTAGAAGGATTGGCCAGACACCGTGGCTCAGCCTTTGGTGGCACCATGGATAGTCAGCCCTCACAAAAAGATTTTGAAGCAGCACTCTGGCAAAATCTAAGGGATTTTAGCAGTGGTGACGTATTTATTGAAGCAGAGAGCCGCAAGATAGGCGCCATAAGTCTGCCCAATTTTTTGTTTGAGCGTCTCAAAAAATGCCCTACCATCCTGGTTACAGGCAGCACGTCAAAAAGAGTCAGTCGTATCGTACAAAGCTACGGCACGGACAAAGTTGCCGTAGCAAGAGCGCTCACCTCCCTGGAGCATCTCAATGAACAAATAGGTACCCAGCGCATTGCGCAGATAAAGACACTGGCCGCTGAGGGGCAGTTTGAAGAAATAGTAGAGCGTTTACTACTGGACCACTATGATCCGCTCTATCAAAAGGGCATAAATCAGTGCGCTCCTTTTGTCATGACCGTCAATGGCGATGACGCCAGAGCCGCTGCCCAGGCTATTTGTGCTACCAGGTGCCGCCCATCTCTTGAGTGA